The Anguilla rostrata isolate EN2019 chromosome 18, ASM1855537v3, whole genome shotgun sequence genome has a window encoding:
- the cacul1 gene encoding CDK2-associated and cullin domain-containing protein 1 isoform X1: MEETMEEDRFEITDDHNHNNWETSVNTLRCPENNLSNEPKLFLRCPELTTQHSSRDLEEVRERKESVHSYSSESSWASDSDCATASVPGNTTLNINNSAPKFLMNVMTTEDYKSTYWPKLEQAIDQLLTQSPVDYIPISYEQIYSCVYKCVCQQHSEMMYGDLKQKITAHLEQVSEDLQACPTDKFIEKFDSVLTRYMAALESIVPIFIYMNKFYIETKLNRDLRDDLVRLFTDNVADKHVNTLMPLLLKAQSTPFQITPSTMESVVRGLYSLRPASFPRFIRQSFSLSSNTTLLRTRNFKWSSSRMALPGATNRAKGLVKTWQTMFPHLLFLGLRPEAADRRIGNSDFFLFFMKGPSNAEIVGKLIQHQTVEEAVVWHRYRIT, from the exons ATGGAGGAGACTATGGAAGAAGATCGCTTCGAGATTACTGATGATCACAACCATAATAACTGGGAGACGAGTGTAAATACATTGAGGTGCCCCGAAAATAATCTTTCAAATGAGCCAAAACTCTTTCTGCGCTGCCCCGAACTTACAACACAACATTCATCACGCGATTTGGAAGAAGTTCGTGAAAGAAAAGAGTCTGTGCACAGTTACTCGTCGGAATCTAGCTGGGCCAGCGATTCAGATTGTGCTACCGCTTCTGTCCCTGGGAACACTACTCTTAACATCAATAACTCAGCTCCCAAGTTCT TGATGAATGTAATGACTACAGAGGATTATAAAAGCACATACTGGCCAAAACTGGAACAAGCCATTGATCAGCTATTGACACAGAGCCCAGTGGACTACATCCCAATCTCCTATGAGCAAATATATAG ctgtgtgtataaatgtgtctgTCAGCAGCACTCGGAAATGATGTACGgtgatttaaaacagaaaataacgGCTCATTTGGAACAGGTCTCAGAAGATTTGCAG GCTTGCCCAACAGACAAGTTTATTGAAAAGTTTGACTCTGTTCTCACCCGGTACATGGCAGCCCTGGAAAGCATAGTGCCCATATTCATATATATG aACAAGTTTTACATTGAAACAAAACTCAACCGAGATCTGAGAGATGACCTGGTCAGGCTGTTCACAGACAATGTTGCAGATAAACACGTGAACACATTAATGC CTCTCCTTCTAAAAGCCCAGTCCACACCTTTTCAAATCACACCTTCCACCATGGAAAGTGTAGTTAGGGGCCTCTACTCTCTCCGGCCAG CTTCATTCCCCAGATTCATCCGCCAGTCCTTCAGTCTGAGCTCCAACACTACGCTGCTCAGGACCAGAAACTTCAAATGGAGCTCATCCAGAATGGCTTTGCCAG gGGCGACCAATCGCGCAAAAGGGCTGGTGAAGACCTGGCAAACA ATGTTCCCTCATCTGCTCTTCCTTGGTCTACGTCCAGAAGCTGCAGATAGAAGAATTGGaaattctgatttttttttattttttatgaagggACCTTCAAATGCTGAAATTGTGGGCAAATTAATCCAACACCAAACTGTTGAGGAAGCTGTAGTTTGGCACAGATACCGTATCACATGA
- the cacul1 gene encoding CDK2-associated and cullin domain-containing protein 1 isoform X2 — protein MEETMEEDRFEITDDHNHNNWETSVNTLRCPENNLSNEPKLFLRCPELTTQHSSRDLEEVRERKESVHSYSSESSWASDSDCATASVPGNTTLNINNSAPKFLMNVMTTEDYKSTYWPKLEQAIDQLLTQSPVDYIPISYEQIYSCVYKCVCQQHSEMMYGDLKQKITAHLEQVSEDLQACPTDKFIEKFDSVLTRYMAALESIVPIFIYMNKFYIETKLNRDLRDDLVRLFTDNVADKHVNTLMPLLLKAQSTPFQITPSTMESVVRGLYSLRPDWVQLAPALFSSFIPQIHPPVLQSELQHYAAQDQKLQMELIQNGFARGDQSRKRAGEDLANNVPSSALPWSTSRSCR, from the exons ATGGAGGAGACTATGGAAGAAGATCGCTTCGAGATTACTGATGATCACAACCATAATAACTGGGAGACGAGTGTAAATACATTGAGGTGCCCCGAAAATAATCTTTCAAATGAGCCAAAACTCTTTCTGCGCTGCCCCGAACTTACAACACAACATTCATCACGCGATTTGGAAGAAGTTCGTGAAAGAAAAGAGTCTGTGCACAGTTACTCGTCGGAATCTAGCTGGGCCAGCGATTCAGATTGTGCTACCGCTTCTGTCCCTGGGAACACTACTCTTAACATCAATAACTCAGCTCCCAAGTTCT TGATGAATGTAATGACTACAGAGGATTATAAAAGCACATACTGGCCAAAACTGGAACAAGCCATTGATCAGCTATTGACACAGAGCCCAGTGGACTACATCCCAATCTCCTATGAGCAAATATATAG ctgtgtgtataaatgtgtctgTCAGCAGCACTCGGAAATGATGTACGgtgatttaaaacagaaaataacgGCTCATTTGGAACAGGTCTCAGAAGATTTGCAG GCTTGCCCAACAGACAAGTTTATTGAAAAGTTTGACTCTGTTCTCACCCGGTACATGGCAGCCCTGGAAAGCATAGTGCCCATATTCATATATATG aACAAGTTTTACATTGAAACAAAACTCAACCGAGATCTGAGAGATGACCTGGTCAGGCTGTTCACAGACAATGTTGCAGATAAACACGTGAACACATTAATGC CTCTCCTTCTAAAAGCCCAGTCCACACCTTTTCAAATCACACCTTCCACCATGGAAAGTGTAGTTAGGGGCCTCTACTCTCTCCGGCCAG ACTGGGTACAGTTGGCTCCAGCTCTGTTCTCCAGCTTCATTCCCCAGATTCATCCGCCAGTCCTTCAGTCTGAGCTCCAACACTACGCTGCTCAGGACCAGAAACTTCAAATGGAGCTCATCCAGAATGGCTTTGCCAG gGGCGACCAATCGCGCAAAAGGGCTGGTGAAGACCTGGCAAACA ATGTTCCCTCATCTGCTCTTCCTTGGTCTACGTCCAGAAGCTGCAGATAG